Proteins encoded by one window of uncultured Draconibacterium sp.:
- a CDS encoding toxin-antitoxin system YwqK family antitoxin: MKKLLVLVGFLALITTASKAQKIEEIDGIYYKNSKKFTGTYLSFYDDNTLQSEVKVKDGEKHGKASIYFKNGHVNEIRSYKHNQMHGKWVMYNEHGIKVSVARYKNGKKNGKWVIWNDYGNLLYELEYDNGEKTGVWKKYDDQGNLVSERKY; the protein is encoded by the coding sequence ATGAAGAAATTATTGGTTTTAGTTGGATTTTTGGCTTTGATAACCACTGCATCGAAAGCACAAAAAATTGAAGAAATCGATGGAATTTACTACAAGAATTCCAAAAAATTTACCGGAACATATCTGAGCTTTTACGACGATAATACGCTGCAAAGCGAAGTAAAAGTAAAAGATGGTGAGAAACACGGAAAAGCAAGCATTTACTTTAAAAACGGGCATGTTAACGAAATCCGTTCGTACAAACACAACCAAATGCACGGCAAATGGGTGATGTATAACGAGCATGGAATTAAGGTGTCGGTCGCACGTTACAAAAACGGCAAAAAGAATGGCAAATGGGTGATCTGGAACGACTATGGAAATTTATTGTATGAACTGGAATACGATAATGGTGAAAAGACCGGGGTCTGGAAAAAATACGACGATCAGGGAAACCTGGTAAGTGAACGAAAATACTAG
- the pstA gene encoding phosphate ABC transporter permease PstA gives MNSAAKITAANLSRRTLKDKLFKGLVLFLSLITISPIVLIIYKLVEKGYRQISLDFIIKTPPNTFEAMTALSNGELIPGGIANGITGTLLMVVLASVIAIPVGVITGIYLYENPGKPLANLTRNISDILQGVPSIVLGLIAYMWIVKPITSGFSALAGSVSLSIMMLPMIVRSTEETLKMIPQSIKEAAVALGVPYYKVILRVLIPTGFSGLLTGILLGISRILGETAPLMLTALGSSVINLDITKPTSAVPLLIWEFYNDPNMVDLIWSSSLLLMGMVLTLNLVSKRIAARTK, from the coding sequence ATGAATTCTGCAGCAAAAATAACCGCGGCAAACCTCAGCCGAAGAACTTTGAAAGACAAATTATTCAAGGGACTGGTGCTCTTTTTGTCGCTAATAACTATTTCACCGATTGTATTGATTATTTACAAACTGGTGGAAAAAGGTTATCGTCAGATCAGTTTGGATTTTATTATAAAAACGCCTCCGAATACTTTCGAGGCAATGACTGCCCTAAGTAATGGCGAGTTAATTCCCGGAGGTATAGCAAACGGAATTACAGGAACACTTTTAATGGTGGTTCTGGCGTCGGTTATTGCCATTCCGGTTGGAGTTATTACAGGCATTTACCTGTACGAGAATCCGGGAAAACCACTGGCAAATCTAACCCGAAATATTTCGGATATTTTGCAGGGTGTTCCTTCAATCGTATTAGGACTTATTGCTTACATGTGGATCGTAAAACCCATAACCAGCGGTTTTTCAGCCCTGGCAGGTAGTGTGTCCTTATCAATTATGATGTTGCCAATGATTGTGCGCTCAACAGAGGAAACGCTGAAAATGATTCCGCAGTCGATTAAAGAAGCGGCTGTTGCATTAGGTGTGCCGTATTACAAAGTAATTCTGCGCGTGCTCATTCCAACCGGTTTTAGCGGTTTGCTAACAGGTATTTTGCTTGGTATATCGCGTATTCTGGGAGAAACAGCCCCATTGATGTTAACAGCACTGGGCAGCTCGGTAATTAATTTGGACATTACAAAACCGACAAGTGCGGTGCCACTGTTGATCTGGGAGTTTTACAACGATCCGAATATGGTTGACCTGATTTGGAGCTCATCGTTATTACTGATGGGAATGGTACTGACCTTGAACCTGGTATCGAAACGAATAGCCGCCCGAACGAAATAG
- the pstC gene encoding phosphate ABC transporter permease subunit PstC, protein MNSDKITKGVLLLSSFVILFVAGGMIFSLVEGAIPALKSFGLRFIWSNNWNPTEGKENYGALPFIAGTIITSVAALLISLPLSFSVSLFLGEYYRGTRIAKILGTMVDLLAGIPSIVYGLWGFYVLRPLLIDLGLPNQGFGIFTASIILAIMIIPYATSLSNEIITMVPNELKEAAYSLGATRSEVIFSVIVPSARSGIIAGYILSFGRALGETMAVTMLIGNANIVPDGFFGTGNTMASVIANQFGEADGLKLSSLIAIGLLLFLLTGIINAIGKFIIKRMG, encoded by the coding sequence ATGAACAGCGATAAAATAACAAAAGGCGTTCTTCTGCTCTCTTCGTTCGTTATACTTTTTGTAGCCGGGGGAATGATCTTTTCGTTGGTTGAAGGTGCAATTCCTGCACTGAAAAGTTTTGGGCTGCGATTTATTTGGTCGAACAACTGGAATCCAACCGAAGGGAAAGAGAACTACGGAGCGCTTCCGTTTATTGCCGGAACAATAATAACCTCGGTAGCTGCATTGCTTATAAGTCTGCCGCTATCGTTTTCGGTTTCATTGTTTTTGGGGGAGTATTACCGCGGAACCCGAATTGCAAAAATATTGGGCACCATGGTTGATCTGCTGGCAGGTATTCCTTCGATTGTTTATGGTTTGTGGGGATTTTATGTGCTTCGTCCGCTGCTTATCGATTTGGGATTACCCAACCAGGGATTTGGAATTTTCACCGCCAGTATCATTCTGGCAATTATGATCATTCCTTACGCCACTTCGCTGAGTAACGAAATCATTACCATGGTACCGAACGAGCTGAAAGAAGCAGCTTATTCATTGGGAGCTACCCGTTCAGAAGTGATCTTTAGTGTGATCGTTCCATCGGCACGATCGGGAATTATTGCCGGTTACATTTTGTCTTTCGGGCGTGCATTGGGAGAAACCATGGCAGTAACCATGTTAATTGGTAACGCCAACATTGTTCCCGATGGATTTTTCGGTACCGGAAATACAATGGCCTCGGTAATTGCTAACCAGTTTGGTGAAGCAGATGGATTGAAACTCAGCTCGCTGATCGCTATAGGTTTGTTGTTATTCCTGCTAACAGGTATAATAAATGCCATTGGTAAATTCATTATAAAACGAATGGGATAA
- a CDS encoding phosphate uptake regulator PhoU, translating into MTLKKDDAINTIMSDFEGFANLVLHQLDLLETLISSGETQFPKEQSKELYENEKKLDKLEVKISDKIINTITLYQPVASDIRKIMACYRIIISLERVGDMVINVLSFVESIKTPKVYTQLSEVVSNMLIQSANMVNKSLLAFTNDDKDYAIWTIKNDAVVDELNKKMLKKAIKKSVSSNEDKELLISFINMNSMVNTIERIADQATNIAEAAIYSIEGKDIRHKDLK; encoded by the coding sequence ATGACTTTAAAAAAGGATGATGCCATAAATACCATAATGAGCGATTTTGAAGGCTTTGCCAACCTGGTGCTTCACCAACTTGATCTATTAGAGACGCTCATCTCATCAGGCGAAACACAATTCCCAAAAGAACAAAGCAAGGAATTGTACGAAAATGAGAAAAAGCTGGATAAACTTGAAGTTAAAATTAGCGACAAGATCATTAATACCATTACTTTATATCAACCGGTAGCTTCAGATATCCGGAAAATTATGGCCTGTTATCGTATTATTATCAGCCTCGAGCGGGTTGGCGATATGGTTATTAATGTTCTCAGTTTTGTTGAAAGCATTAAAACACCAAAGGTTTACACCCAGCTTTCAGAGGTGGTATCAAACATGCTTATTCAAAGTGCCAATATGGTTAATAAATCGTTGCTGGCGTTTACCAACGACGATAAGGATTATGCAATCTGGACGATAAAAAACGATGCGGTAGTTGATGAGCTCAATAAAAAAATGTTGAAAAAGGCCATTAAAAAAAGTGTGTCCTCAAACGAAGATAAAGAACTGCTGATTAGTTTTATTAACATGAACAGTATGGTTAACACCATTGAACGCATTGCCGATCAGGCCACAAATATAGCAGAGGCCGCTATTTATTCCATCGAAGGCAAGGATATACGACATAAAGATTTGAAGTAA
- a CDS encoding response regulator transcription factor encodes MGSNPKILIVDDEKDLCEILEFNLSSEGFETSVAHSAEQALKLPLEEYDLILLDVMMGEMSGYKMADKIRRELQLTLPIIFMTAKTAENDILTGFNVGGDDYISKPFSIKEMVARIKAVLKRGRQNIKQSRVYKVEGLEVDANSKTVHIDDEPVSLTRKEFEIVTLLLKHQGQYIGRNEILDRVWNDDVIVTERNVDVNIARLRKKIGKYGQYIKGKSGYGYAFKQP; translated from the coding sequence ATGGGATCAAATCCAAAAATATTAATTGTTGACGACGAAAAAGATTTATGTGAAATTTTAGAGTTCAACTTGTCAAGTGAAGGTTTCGAAACCTCGGTGGCACACTCTGCCGAGCAGGCATTAAAATTACCACTGGAAGAATACGACCTGATATTGCTTGATGTGATGATGGGCGAAATGTCGGGGTACAAAATGGCTGATAAGATTAGAAGAGAATTACAGCTTACACTGCCCATTATTTTTATGACCGCCAAAACCGCCGAAAACGATATCCTCACCGGATTTAATGTTGGTGGCGACGACTACATTTCAAAACCTTTTTCGATTAAAGAAATGGTAGCACGTATTAAAGCAGTGTTGAAACGTGGCCGGCAAAACATCAAGCAATCCAGGGTATACAAAGTTGAAGGTCTTGAGGTAGATGCAAACAGTAAAACGGTTCATATTGATGACGAGCCTGTTAGTCTAACCCGCAAAGAATTTGAAATTGTTACACTCTTGCTAAAACACCAGGGACAGTACATTGGCCGAAACGAAATACTCGACAGGGTATGGAATGACGATGTTATTGTTACCGAGCGAAATGTGGATGTAAACATTGCACGACTCAGAAAAAAGATTGGCAAATACGGCCAATACATTAAAGGAAAATCAGGATATGGTTACGCTTTCAAGCAGCCATAG
- a CDS encoding carboxypeptidase-like regulatory domain-containing protein: MKKVLIAALLVISVVAVNAKEDDNKSKSADTESQATMMISGSIADELSGESLVGVEVKLEGTDKKAYTDFDGNFSFAGVKPGEYKIVTTYISYEKKSEVVNVEANEDNIKIKLQSSN; the protein is encoded by the coding sequence ATGAAAAAGGTACTAATTGCAGCATTACTTGTTATTTCAGTTGTAGCAGTAAATGCCAAAGAAGACGATAATAAATCGAAAAGTGCTGATACCGAAAGCCAGGCAACAATGATGATTTCAGGTTCAATTGCCGACGAATTATCAGGAGAATCGCTGGTAGGTGTTGAAGTAAAGCTGGAAGGAACCGACAAAAAAGCTTACACCGATTTTGATGGGAATTTCTCATTTGCAGGTGTTAAGCCGGGAGAATATAAGATCGTCACAACTTACATTTCTTACGAGAAAAAATCGGAAGTTGTAAATGTAGAAGCGAACGAAGACAATATTAAAATAAAGCTGCAATCTTCTAACTAA
- a CDS encoding lipoate--protein ligase — translation MRCIILKNNNPFYCLATEEYLLKNFDDDIFMLWQSDKTVVVGKHQNALGEVNYRYVRENDVTVARRISGGGTVYHDDGNVNFAFIKNVKSPAEISFKQFTEPVVEALAKLDIEATTSGRNDLLIEGLKISGNAEHVFKNRVLHHGTLLFDSDLENLGNSIKVIPGKYTSKAVQSNRSKVANISPFLKNEMDIEAFIDFMIGVQLKKEGTESYEITADDEEAINELVEEKFTTWDWRWGYSPKYSFKNIVEIDGRTLEIYLEVKKGHIENVNLQGNYFVEPYTTELSALLIGKQHFYEDIREILKTDNEELIYAFF, via the coding sequence ATGCGCTGCATTATTTTAAAAAACAATAATCCTTTTTACTGCCTGGCTACCGAAGAGTACCTGCTAAAAAATTTCGACGATGATATTTTTATGCTTTGGCAAAGCGATAAAACCGTGGTGGTAGGTAAACACCAAAATGCGCTGGGCGAAGTAAATTACCGCTACGTTCGCGAGAATGATGTTACCGTTGCACGTCGTATTTCGGGCGGAGGAACCGTATATCACGATGACGGCAATGTAAATTTTGCTTTCATCAAAAATGTAAAAAGTCCCGCAGAAATTTCATTTAAACAGTTTACCGAACCGGTGGTGGAAGCGCTTGCCAAACTCGACATTGAAGCTACAACATCGGGCAGAAACGATTTGCTGATAGAAGGTTTGAAAATATCGGGAAATGCCGAGCACGTTTTTAAAAACCGGGTGTTGCATCACGGAACTTTGTTGTTTGATTCCGACCTGGAAAATCTGGGGAATAGCATAAAAGTTATCCCCGGAAAATACACAAGCAAAGCGGTACAATCCAACCGAAGCAAAGTGGCCAATATTTCTCCGTTCCTAAAAAATGAGATGGATATTGAGGCATTTATCGATTTTATGATTGGAGTGCAGCTAAAAAAAGAAGGCACAGAAAGTTATGAGATTACAGCTGACGATGAGGAAGCGATAAATGAATTGGTAGAAGAGAAATTTACAACATGGGATTGGCGTTGGGGCTACTCTCCAAAATATTCCTTCAAAAATATTGTTGAAATCGATGGACGAACGCTTGAAATCTACCTTGAGGTAAAAAAAGGACATATTGAAAATGTCAACCTTCAGGGCAATTATTTTGTTGAACCGTATACCACCGAGTTATCTGCTTTATTGATTGGCAAACAACACTTTTACGAGGATATTAGAGAAATTTTAAAAACAGATAATGAGGAGTTGATTTACGCATTCTTTTAA
- a CDS encoding ATP-binding protein — protein sequence MPIQQTFRRKIFYYFIAVFLSFTVAILLFQLQREKNYKTSQLENTLRNVTEVAHNYIEHYNLMETQNFSSADTLKVLIPQDNIRLTIIDKRGIVLYDSFVYEYKKMENHFERPEVQKALFGGEGANIRHSATTGTDFYYYARNYDDYFVRAAMVYDVNVENFLKAERLFIFFIIAIFLVIWLVINELTKRLSISITKLKDFAIKAGKNEPINEEEGKFPDNELGEIGSQIVKIYTNLHDANNSIALEKDRLANHMNILNEGIGFFNPQKEKMLVNSHFIQYVSIISDTLTISAENFFTIPEFEKINKFLEKYLHKDTEFQSNELPQIEFTIQKDDSYFKLLCIVFADKSFEILITDITKPEKRRLLKQQLTSNIAHELKTPLASIKGYIETLMSNPDIDKEKQQYFIERASRQAERLNLLLNDISLLNNIEDAGELFEIKPVHIKNIVSDVVENLESRMAAKNIKCKLDIEKDVVVNGNDSLLSSVFQNLLENSINYAGEDIKIEIRNYLEDTKFHYFSYADNGRGIPEEHLNRIFERFYRVDSGRTRELGGTGLGLSIVRNAIQLHKGNISARNKPDGGVEFLFSLAKQ from the coding sequence GTGCCGATTCAGCAGACATTCAGACGGAAAATCTTCTACTACTTTATAGCGGTATTTTTATCGTTTACAGTAGCTATTTTGTTGTTTCAGTTGCAGCGCGAGAAAAATTACAAAACATCGCAGCTGGAAAATACATTGCGTAATGTTACCGAGGTTGCCCACAACTATATCGAGCATTACAACTTGATGGAAACACAAAATTTCAGTAGTGCAGATACTTTAAAAGTTCTGATACCGCAAGACAATATTCGTTTAACGATTATCGATAAAAGAGGAATTGTTTTGTACGACAGTTTTGTTTACGAATACAAGAAAATGGAAAACCATTTCGAACGTCCCGAAGTGCAAAAAGCATTATTTGGAGGTGAGGGAGCCAATATTCGACATTCGGCAACTACCGGTACCGACTTTTACTATTATGCCCGAAATTACGATGATTATTTTGTTCGGGCTGCAATGGTTTACGATGTTAATGTGGAGAATTTTCTGAAGGCCGAACGCTTGTTCATCTTCTTTATCATCGCCATTTTCCTGGTAATCTGGTTGGTGATTAATGAACTTACCAAACGTCTTTCCATATCAATTACCAAATTGAAGGATTTTGCGATTAAGGCAGGAAAAAATGAACCGATAAATGAGGAAGAAGGCAAATTCCCGGATAACGAATTGGGAGAAATTGGCTCGCAAATTGTAAAAATCTATACTAATTTACACGACGCAAATAACTCCATTGCTCTTGAAAAAGACCGACTTGCCAACCACATGAATATCCTTAATGAAGGAATCGGCTTTTTCAACCCGCAGAAAGAGAAAATGCTGGTAAACAGTCATTTTATTCAGTATGTGAGTATTATATCCGATACACTTACCATTTCAGCAGAAAACTTTTTCACTATCCCTGAATTTGAAAAGATTAATAAATTCCTTGAAAAATACCTGCACAAAGACACTGAATTTCAGAGTAATGAATTGCCTCAAATTGAGTTTACCATTCAAAAAGATGACAGTTATTTTAAATTACTGTGTATTGTTTTTGCCGATAAGAGTTTCGAGATTTTGATTACAGATATAACAAAACCGGAAAAACGACGCCTGTTAAAACAGCAGTTAACTTCGAACATCGCTCACGAGTTAAAAACACCTCTTGCATCAATTAAAGGGTATATTGAAACGCTGATGTCGAATCCGGATATCGACAAGGAGAAACAGCAGTACTTTATTGAAAGAGCCAGTCGACAGGCCGAAAGACTGAACCTGCTTTTAAACGACATATCTTTACTGAATAATATTGAGGATGCCGGTGAGTTGTTCGAAATTAAACCGGTGCATATAAAAAATATCGTTTCGGACGTGGTTGAGAACCTCGAGAGCAGAATGGCCGCCAAAAACATCAAATGTAAACTGGATATTGAAAAAGATGTGGTTGTGAACGGAAACGACTCCTTACTTTCATCTGTATTCCAGAACCTGTTAGAGAACTCAATTAATTATGCAGGAGAGGATATTAAGATCGAGATTCGGAATTACCTGGAAGATACCAAATTCCATTATTTCAGTTATGCTGATAACGGCAGGGGAATTCCGGAAGAACATCTTAACCGTATTTTTGAACGTTTCTATCGTGTTGATTCGGGACGTACCCGCGAACTTGGTGGAACAGGTTTGGGGCTGTCGATTGTTAGAAATGCCATCCAGCTACATAAAGGAAATATCTCGGCCCGTAATAAACCCGATGGTGGCGTTGAATTCCTGTTTTCACTGGCAAAACAGTAG
- the pstB gene encoding phosphate ABC transporter ATP-binding protein PstB, with product MKEDSLNIKDPVLSIRNLSVAYDKGNYAVKDVSADIKRNAVTAIMGPSGCGKSTMLRAINRMHELYENIETKGSLILNGKDITDMPTIQLRRMAGMVFQRPNPFPTLSIYDNVIAGYKLNGIRLKKKERDEVVERSLRDVTLWDEVKDTLHKKGTFLSGGQQQRLCIARALAFDPEVILLDEPTSALDPVATSKIEDLLVKLKENYSILMVTHNMSQAARISDYSMFMYLGELVEYGKTKDMFTNPKDRRTEEYLTGKFG from the coding sequence ATGAAAGAAGATAGTTTAAATATTAAAGACCCTGTACTTTCTATTCGCAATCTCTCGGTTGCGTATGATAAAGGGAATTACGCTGTAAAGGATGTTTCGGCTGATATTAAGCGAAACGCGGTAACAGCAATTATGGGCCCGTCGGGATGTGGAAAAAGTACCATGTTGCGTGCCATTAACCGCATGCACGAGTTGTATGAAAACATCGAAACAAAAGGATCGCTCATTTTAAACGGCAAGGACATTACCGACATGCCAACCATACAATTACGTCGTATGGCAGGGATGGTATTTCAGCGTCCGAATCCGTTTCCAACATTGAGCATTTACGACAATGTAATTGCCGGATATAAATTAAACGGCATTCGTTTAAAGAAAAAAGAACGCGACGAAGTGGTAGAGCGCTCGTTGCGCGATGTTACTCTTTGGGACGAGGTAAAAGATACATTGCATAAAAAAGGAACATTCCTTTCAGGTGGGCAGCAACAACGACTTTGTATTGCCAGGGCGCTGGCTTTCGATCCGGAAGTTATTTTGCTCGACGAACCAACCTCGGCGCTCGATCCTGTGGCAACTTCAAAAATTGAAGATCTGCTGGTAAAGTTAAAAGAGAATTATTCGATTCTGATGGTGACACACAATATGTCGCAGGCAGCGCGAATCTCTGATTATTCCATGTTTATGTACCTCGGAGAATTGGTAGAATACGGTAAAACAAAAGATATGTTTACCAATCCAAAAGACCGTCGTACGGAAGAATACCTAACCGGGAAATTCGGTTAA
- a CDS encoding TonB-dependent receptor produces the protein MKRFFISILLLIQVLVVTAQTGSIRGTVTDAKTKEALIGTTVLIKGTTQGTITDFDGNYVIPNVEAGSHTIAISFISYDTQEFQVEVQSGNEVELNVELLPATLEIEGVQVVAKAKRESEAMLLIDQKNASGIKESIGSKRMSSLGVSDAASATSKITGVTKNEGSGDIYIRGLGDRYLTTTMNGLPIPSDDVEKKNIDLNLFSTDIIGNVGINKTFAVETYGDQTSGAVNIGSKTYSEDIELEVSTGTSTNIIKDGIFGNFKATQNSNDVNVIGSYSLPYNTIDAIRYQSWNTEEQKFPLNRGLSFMGGKKFKLFDNEFSVFATLSHSNDFEYQNGIYKKYRMNSLNNSFTDAESFSTVFNTTGMLNLVYDFSDGHSLSFYSMLIYKTKDELYEQGRNGEGYVRDQDPQEEGAFVRDQNLKETQLYINQLLGSHKLGDNNQLNWAVGYNFVNAEEPNRIRNEVSILDENTVQFAHVGDYQQRKSLQNIEDSEISAYLKDEVKLVDEETKKLRLNIGGNFRNKQRDFNSLFVGVRAKGVQVKSIDNLDEALLNRDLYDNGELIIREGTPDLYNAQLDVYAGYVDASFEVEKLSGAVGVRYEYDQIDVDWDVTNYVGRLGSISNQYNNILPALNLKYQLTEKSSLRLAASKTVTLPEFKELAPFEYVSPTGRVTKGNPNLKNSDNYNVDLKWEIFPGRKELVSVTGFYKMINDPINLAQTRGSSGNFIFENTGDKANVYGVEFETRLGLIKATEEGMSDLELVVNGTKMWFNQDLLEEFQYNNKTEADLQGAAGFIGNLALTYSNNKEKEFVATLTSNYSSDKIFALGAPEDFANSATLFNEEIVEKGFATVDLIVSKKLTDKISLKFSGKNLLNPEIKQTQEITPTSTGVTTTEVVNSYKKGINLSLSLKINLH, from the coding sequence ATGAAACGTTTTTTTATTAGCATTTTATTGCTAATCCAGGTACTGGTAGTTACAGCTCAAACAGGCTCAATTCGAGGGACTGTAACCGACGCCAAAACAAAAGAGGCCCTAATCGGGACCACTGTATTAATCAAAGGAACAACACAAGGAACAATTACCGATTTTGATGGAAATTATGTAATACCCAATGTAGAAGCCGGTAGTCATACTATCGCTATTTCTTTTATTTCGTACGATACGCAAGAGTTTCAGGTTGAAGTACAATCTGGAAATGAGGTTGAATTAAATGTAGAGTTATTGCCTGCCACACTTGAAATTGAAGGTGTTCAGGTGGTAGCAAAGGCCAAACGCGAGTCGGAAGCGATGTTGCTTATCGATCAGAAGAATGCCTCAGGCATTAAAGAAAGTATTGGATCGAAACGAATGTCGAGCCTTGGAGTTTCTGATGCGGCTTCAGCAACATCAAAAATTACCGGTGTTACCAAAAACGAAGGTAGCGGCGATATTTATATTCGTGGTTTGGGCGACCGATATTTAACTACAACCATGAATGGTTTGCCGATTCCGTCGGACGATGTTGAAAAGAAAAACATCGATCTAAACCTGTTCTCCACAGATATTATTGGTAATGTTGGAATCAACAAAACCTTTGCTGTTGAAACTTATGGCGACCAAACTTCGGGAGCTGTAAATATTGGGTCAAAGACTTATTCAGAGGACATTGAGTTGGAAGTTTCAACCGGAACATCAACTAACATTATAAAAGATGGAATATTCGGCAACTTTAAAGCCACCCAAAATAGTAACGATGTAAATGTTATCGGATCATATTCATTGCCTTACAATACAATCGATGCTATCAGGTATCAGAGTTGGAACACTGAAGAACAGAAATTCCCATTAAACCGCGGATTGTCGTTTATGGGCGGTAAAAAGTTTAAGTTATTCGATAATGAATTTTCGGTATTTGCCACACTTTCGCATTCAAACGATTTTGAATATCAAAACGGTATCTACAAAAAATACCGGATGAATAGTTTGAATAATTCTTTTACCGATGCCGAATCGTTTAGTACAGTATTTAACACAACCGGAATGCTAAACCTGGTTTATGATTTTAGCGATGGTCACAGCCTGAGTTTCTACAGCATGTTAATCTACAAAACAAAAGATGAGTTGTACGAGCAGGGAAGAAATGGAGAAGGTTATGTTCGCGATCAGGATCCGCAGGAAGAAGGTGCTTTTGTGCGTGATCAAAACCTGAAAGAAACACAGTTATATATTAACCAGTTGCTTGGCTCGCATAAATTGGGCGACAATAACCAGCTGAACTGGGCAGTTGGATATAATTTTGTAAATGCTGAAGAACCAAACCGTATTCGCAACGAGGTAAGTATTCTTGATGAAAATACGGTACAATTTGCGCATGTTGGTGATTACCAGCAGCGTAAATCACTACAAAATATAGAGGATTCAGAGATTAGTGCTTACCTGAAAGATGAGGTAAAACTTGTCGATGAGGAAACAAAGAAGTTAAGATTAAATATCGGAGGAAATTTCAGGAATAAACAACGTGATTTTAACTCGCTGTTTGTTGGAGTACGTGCCAAAGGTGTACAGGTTAAATCGATAGACAATTTGGATGAAGCCTTGTTGAATCGTGATTTGTACGATAATGGCGAACTTATTATCAGAGAAGGAACCCCCGACCTTTACAATGCCCAACTTGATGTTTATGCCGGATACGTTGATGCCTCATTCGAAGTGGAGAAACTTTCGGGGGCAGTTGGTGTGCGTTACGAGTACGACCAGATTGATGTGGACTGGGATGTGACAAACTATGTTGGCCGTTTAGGAAGCATTTCAAACCAGTATAATAATATTTTGCCGGCTTTAAATCTGAAATACCAGCTGACGGAAAAAAGCTCGTTGCGTTTGGCAGCCAGTAAAACAGTTACGCTGCCTGAGTTTAAAGAGCTGGCGCCTTTCGAATATGTGTCGCCAACAGGTCGTGTTACAAAAGGTAATCCCAACCTGAAAAACTCCGACAACTACAATGTGGATTTGAAATGGGAAATATTCCCCGGACGTAAAGAGCTGGTATCAGTTACCGGTTTTTATAAAATGATTAACGACCCTATAAACCTTGCGCAAACACGAGGATCGTCAGGTAACTTCATTTTCGAAAATACGGGCGACAAAGCCAATGTTTATGGGGTTGAATTTGAAACCCGTTTGGGGCTGATTAAAGCTACAGAAGAAGGAATGTCGGATTTGGAACTGGTTGTAAACGGAACAAAAATGTGGTTCAACCAGGATCTGCTTGAAGAGTTTCAGTACAACAACAAAACAGAAGCCGATTTACAGGGAGCGGCCGGTTTTATTGGAAACCTGGCGTTAACCTATTCAAATAACAAGGAAAAGGAATTTGTAGCAACACTGACAAGCAACTATTCTTCAGACAAGATTTTTGCATTGGGAGCACCAGAGGATTTTGCCAATAGTGCTACGCTTTTTAACGAAGAGATCGTTGAAAAAGGATTTGCAACGGTCGATCTGATCGTAAGCAAAAAACTTACAGATAAAATCTCACTGAAATTTTCGGGAAAAAACCTCCTGAATCCGGAGATCAAACAAACACAGGAAATTACACCAACATCAACGGGAGTAACGACTACCGAAGTAGTTAATTCTTATAAAAAAGGTATCAACCTAAGTTTAAGTCTCAAAATAAATCTGCATTAA